The DNA sequence CCATGGGCTACGGTGAGCTGAAGGAGGTCTTTGATGGCAAAAAACGGTGAGGAATGGCTCATGGCCCGCAAGCTGGGGCTGGCCGGCAGGATAATATTCGCCCTGGTCATATTTGGCGGGGGAGCCTGGAGCTATCTGTCTCTGGACGGAGCCGGGGCCGGGCTGACAGTGTTCGTCATATGCGCCCTCCTGGGCTTTCTCCTGCTGTGCAAAAAGACCGTGGACCTGACCCCCAAGGGCTTCAATTCCAAGGCCGTCACCTGGTCTCCCGTCACTCCCGAGGGCCTGAAGGCCGCCGCCGAGGCTCTGGTGCGCCATACTCCCGTCAAGGTCCGCCGGCTGCCCGCCTGGGCGGTGATACTGGTCACCGCCGCTCTGCTGGCTGCCGTGACGGCTCTGCTTTACCGGGTGGACCGGCATCTGTGCACCGTGGCTCAGGTCCTGTGCTTTTATATCCTCACCCTGAACACGGGAGGGGTAAAGGACTGGTGTCCCGACGCCTTTCTGTTGCCCGCGGCCCAGCAGGACGCCCTGCTGTCCCTGAGAGACAGATACAAGGGGCGGATGGTGTTTTCGTCCCAGATAGCCTGCGACAACGCCTACTCCATACCCGTCAACGTGAAGACCACCATCAAACCCAGGGAATGCCCCGAGGGCTTTTATGGCATACAGGCCCAGACCAACGAGGTGATGTTCAGCCCCTACACCTATTTCGTCATAGTGGCCAAGGACGACCTGGGGCTGAAAAAGGCCTTCAAGGCCCTGAAGGAATCGGAGATGGAGGACCCCTTTGCCCTGGCCTTGCTGAAGAGCAGGAGATACAAAAAGGAAGCCAAGACTCAGGACGGGGTGGACTGCATCATCATCACTCTGGAAAGCGGAGTCAGGGACGACTACACCACCTCCGTGTGCGACGTGCTGAATATGGCCGAGGGGGCCATAGGGCTGACGGAGGAATTGCTAAGGCTTTTGTAGCGCCTTTTTCTCCCGGCGCTTCATCTGCAGGAGGGTCAGGCCCCAGGACAGATAGGTGCCGAAGAGGCTGCCGCTGATGATCTGGTAGGGGTAGTGGGCCGCGTGCTCCGAGCCCGCAAAGAGCCGGCTGAAGCCGATGGCCACCGCCGCCAGAAACACAGGCAGGGTCAGCCGGGGCGCCTTTGAGGCTATGAAAAAGGCCATGGCAAAGGAGGTGGCGGTGTGTCCGCTGGGAAAGCCTCCCTCATAGCCGCTGGGTCTGGGAGTCAGATGCCCGAAGGGCGTGTATTTGATGAGGTTGATCAGTATGGCTATCGTGAGCATGGCCCAAAGGGTGCTTGCGAAGCTGCCGTCCCGCTTTTTCAGCTCCCACACTGCAAAAAACAGGCAGGTGAAGGCTATCAGCAGATGGTAGCACCAGGTGCTGAGAAACAGGGCCCAGCCATAGAGATGGTCTGTGGCGTGAAAGGAAAAATAGCCGTGAGGAATGGTCACCAGGCCCGCCAGGATAAGCCCTGCGGTGAGGCCGGCGATCAGGGTCTTGTATTGATCAGTCATAGATAACTCCTGTATATATGTTACAGGATTTCCGCCCATAAGTCAACACAGCGGGGAGTGAATGAGAGGAAGAGTATATTTCAGATATCTGTCCAGCGGCTACAGACGCTACCATACCCTGGCCAGATTTTACGCGCTGCCCTACATAGTCTTTATGCTGGCCACCGCCCTGGCGGAAAGGCTGTGCGCCACCAATTATCTGGTCAAGCTCATGATAGTGCTGTGCGGCATAGGCTTTGCGCTGGGGACGCTGATGTTCATCCGGCGCCAGAGGAACCGCAACCCGGTGATACTCATATTCAGCGGGGCCCT is a window from the Abditibacteriota bacterium genome containing:
- a CDS encoding phosphatase PAP2 family protein, with translation MTDQYKTLIAGLTAGLILAGLVTIPHGYFSFHATDHLYGWALFLSTWCYHLLIAFTCLFFAVWELKKRDGSFASTLWAMLTIAILINLIKYTPFGHLTPRPSGYEGGFPSGHTATSFAMAFFIASKAPRLTLPVFLAAVAIGFSRLFAGSEHAAHYPYQIISGSLFGTYLSWGLTLLQMKRREKKALQKP